In one Longimicrobiaceae bacterium genomic region, the following are encoded:
- the mutY gene encoding A/G-specific adenine glycosylase: MTLPLPPGEVPRVRERLLAWYDAHRRDLPWRAALGEAPDPYRVWLSEVMLQQTRVETVRPYFARWLERFPTLDALAAAPLDDVLKQWEGLGYYSRARNFHRAVREVAERYGGSVPGDAEAFRALPGVGRYTAGAVMSIAFGREAPLVDGNVRRLFARWTDAPEPEEAELWALAEALVPGERPGDLNQAVMELGATVCVPRTPRCGACPVRETCRAFAHGTQDERPLPKRAKPVPHEDTASAVVEHEGRLLLVRRPADARLGGLWAFPWAVRRPGETAHAAAERAVRDGLEMEVRAGEEIGRVAHAFTHVRATYHAISCEWTGGAPRALQYDAWAWATPSELDGYALPVAQRKIAALATEATLFR; encoded by the coding sequence GTGACGCTCCCCCTCCCTCCCGGGGAGGTCCCGCGCGTCCGCGAGCGCCTCCTCGCCTGGTACGACGCCCACCGCCGCGACCTCCCCTGGCGCGCCGCCCTCGGCGAGGCGCCGGACCCGTACCGCGTCTGGCTGTCGGAGGTGATGCTGCAGCAGACGCGCGTGGAGACGGTGCGCCCCTACTTCGCGCGCTGGCTGGAGCGCTTCCCCACGCTGGACGCGCTCGCCGCGGCGCCCCTGGACGACGTGCTGAAGCAGTGGGAGGGGCTCGGCTACTACTCGCGCGCCCGCAACTTCCACCGCGCGGTGCGCGAGGTGGCGGAGCGCTACGGGGGCTCCGTGCCGGGCGACGCGGAGGCGTTCCGAGCGCTCCCCGGTGTGGGGCGCTACACGGCGGGGGCGGTGATGTCCATCGCCTTCGGGCGCGAGGCACCGCTGGTGGACGGCAACGTGCGCCGGCTCTTCGCCCGCTGGACGGACGCCCCGGAGCCCGAGGAGGCGGAGCTCTGGGCCCTGGCGGAGGCGCTGGTCCCCGGCGAGCGCCCGGGCGACCTGAACCAGGCCGTGATGGAGCTGGGCGCCACCGTCTGCGTCCCCCGCACCCCGCGTTGCGGCGCGTGCCCGGTCCGCGAGACGTGCCGCGCCTTCGCCCACGGCACGCAGGACGAGCGCCCGCTGCCGAAGCGGGCGAAGCCGGTCCCCCACGAGGACACCGCGAGCGCGGTGGTGGAGCACGAGGGGCGCCTCCTCCTGGTGCGGCGCCCCGCGGACGCGCGCCTCGGCGGGCTGTGGGCCTTCCCCTGGGCCGTGCGCCGCCCGGGGGAGACGGCCCACGCCGCCGCGGAGCGCGCGGTCCGCGACGGGCTGGAGATGGAGGTACGGGCCGGGGAGGAGATCGGCCGCGTTGCGCACGCCTTCACCCACGTACGCGCCACGTACCACGCCATCAGCTGCGAGTGGACGGGCGGCGCCCCGCGTGCGCTGCAATACGACGCCTGGGCGTGGGCGACACCGTCGGAGCTGGACGGGTACGCGCTCCCCGTGGCGCAGCGGAAGATCGCCGCCCTGGCGACGGAGGCGACGCTGTTCAGGTGA
- a CDS encoding OsmC family protein, which translates to MAVEITGEYSGELKMKLRHGPSGSEVPTAAPADNFGDGSSFSPTDLLAASLGACMVTTMAIVARREGIPFEGARFTLEKHMRSDPRRVDALPVTLRMPASLTPEQRTRLEHVARTCPVDRSLHPDVRREVSFVYE; encoded by the coding sequence ATGGCCGTAGAGATCACCGGCGAGTACAGCGGCGAGCTGAAGATGAAGCTCCGCCACGGGCCCTCCGGGAGCGAGGTCCCCACCGCGGCCCCGGCGGACAACTTCGGGGACGGGAGCTCCTTCTCGCCCACCGACCTGCTGGCCGCCTCGCTGGGGGCGTGCATGGTCACCACCATGGCGATCGTCGCGCGCCGCGAGGGGATCCCCTTCGAGGGCGCCCGCTTCACGCTGGAGAAGCACATGCGCTCCGACCCGCGCCGGGTGGATGCGCTCCCCGTCACCCTCCGCATGCCCGCCTCGCTTACGCCGGAGCAGCGGACGCGGCTGGAGCATGTCGCCCGCACGTGCCCCGTGGACCGCAGCCTCCACCCCGACGTGCGGCGCGAGGTCAGTTTCGTCTACGAGTAA
- a CDS encoding outer membrane beta-barrel protein, protein MRTRTSALLLGVALLAASAAHAQRRHPSDWEDGHGPRGPQRASGAYAGASFNYARPQGEFRNFVDHGFGGDVHFLYQPAARGILGLRFDAGFVNYGHERMRVPLSSSIGGRILVDVNTTNNIAHLGVGPQIGLPDGRLRPYVGGFVGLTYLYTESSVDGRDDDRSFARTTHYDDATFSYGGRAGLYVPLRGGPSPISLDVGVVYLESGEAEYLREGDIIDNPNGSISFTPSRSDTDLLTFRVGVTVGIPRSDRR, encoded by the coding sequence ATGAGAACCCGTACCTCCGCCCTGCTCCTGGGCGTTGCCCTTCTTGCCGCGTCCGCCGCGCACGCCCAGCGCCGCCACCCTTCGGACTGGGAGGACGGCCACGGCCCGCGCGGTCCCCAGCGCGCCAGCGGCGCGTACGCGGGTGCCAGCTTTAACTACGCCCGTCCGCAGGGCGAGTTCAGGAACTTCGTGGACCATGGGTTCGGCGGCGACGTGCACTTCCTCTACCAGCCGGCGGCACGGGGGATCCTGGGGCTCCGGTTCGACGCCGGGTTCGTGAACTACGGGCACGAGCGGATGCGCGTCCCGCTCAGCTCCTCCATCGGCGGGCGCATCCTGGTGGACGTGAACACTACCAACAACATCGCCCACCTCGGGGTGGGGCCGCAGATCGGGCTCCCGGACGGGAGGCTCCGCCCGTACGTGGGCGGCTTCGTGGGCCTCACCTACCTCTACACGGAATCCTCCGTGGACGGGCGCGACGACGACCGGAGCTTCGCCCGCACCACCCACTACGACGACGCCACGTTCTCGTACGGAGGCCGGGCCGGGCTGTACGTCCCGTTGCGCGGCGGTCCGTCGCCCATCTCGCTGGACGTGGGGGTCGTCTACCTGGAGAGCGGCGAGGCGGAGTACCTGCGCGAGGGCGACATCATCGACAACCCCAACGGGAGCATCTCGTTCACGCCCTCGCGGAGCGACACGGACCTGCTCACCTTCCGCGTGGGCGTCACCGTCGGGATCCCGCGCTCCGACCGGCGGTAG
- a CDS encoding class I SAM-dependent rRNA methyltransferase, with the protein MLPPLRLKKNEDRRLRAGHLWVFSNEVDVARTPLTAFEPGDPVVVEDHRGAPLGAGYVNPRSLIAARLVSRDPARPLDGALLRERLARALALRERLFPGPFYRLAFGEGDGLPGLVVDRFGATLVAQLTTAGMERLRDEVVTALEETVRPTGILLRNDLSGRSLEGLEPYVEVAHGEVPEAAELEENGVRFRAPLSAGQKTGWFYDHRMNRARLRAYAPGRRVLDVFSYVGGWGVQAAAAGAAEAVCVDSSEPALAEVRENAELNGVGERVRVRRGDAFDTLRALAAEGERFGVVVLDPPAFIKRKKDQKAGEEAYRRLAQLGMEALEPDGILVSASCSFHMSREALQDALLRAGRRLGRELQLLEEGMQGPDHPVHPAIPETRYLKAFFARVG; encoded by the coding sequence ATGCTCCCGCCGCTCCGCCTGAAGAAGAACGAGGACCGCCGCCTCCGCGCCGGGCACCTGTGGGTGTTCAGCAACGAGGTGGACGTCGCGCGCACCCCGCTCACCGCCTTCGAGCCCGGCGACCCGGTCGTGGTGGAGGACCACCGCGGCGCCCCCCTCGGCGCCGGCTACGTGAACCCGCGCTCGCTGATCGCCGCGCGGCTGGTGAGCCGCGACCCCGCCCGCCCCCTGGACGGCGCGCTGCTGCGGGAGCGGCTCGCGCGCGCCCTCGCCCTGCGGGAGCGCCTCTTCCCCGGCCCCTTCTACCGGCTGGCCTTCGGCGAGGGTGACGGCCTCCCCGGGCTGGTGGTGGACCGCTTCGGCGCCACGCTGGTGGCGCAGCTCACCACGGCGGGGATGGAGCGCCTCCGCGACGAGGTCGTCACCGCGCTGGAGGAGACGGTCCGGCCCACCGGGATCCTCCTCCGCAACGACCTCTCCGGCCGTTCGCTGGAGGGGCTGGAGCCGTACGTGGAGGTCGCGCACGGCGAGGTCCCGGAGGCGGCGGAGCTGGAGGAGAACGGCGTCCGCTTCCGCGCCCCGCTCTCCGCCGGGCAGAAGACCGGCTGGTTCTACGACCACCGGATGAACCGCGCCCGGCTGCGCGCGTACGCCCCCGGCCGGCGGGTGCTGGACGTGTTCAGCTACGTGGGTGGCTGGGGTGTGCAGGCCGCGGCCGCGGGCGCGGCGGAGGCCGTCTGCGTGGACAGCTCCGAGCCCGCCCTGGCGGAGGTGCGCGAGAACGCGGAGCTGAACGGGGTGGGGGAGCGGGTGCGCGTGCGCCGCGGCGACGCCTTCGACACCCTCCGCGCGCTGGCGGCGGAGGGGGAGCGCTTCGGGGTGGTGGTGCTGGACCCGCCCGCGTTCATCAAGCGCAAGAAGGACCAGAAGGCCGGCGAGGAAGCATACCGGCGGCTCGCGCAGCTCGGGATGGAGGCGCTGGAGCCGGACGGGATCCTGGTGTCCGCCTCCTGCTCCTTCCACATGAGCCGCGAGGCGCTGCAGGACGCCCTCCTGCGCGCCGGCCGCCGGCTCGGCCGGGAGCTGCAGCTCCTGGAGGAGGGGATGCAGGGGCCCGACCACCCGGTGCATCCGGCGATCCCGGAGACGCGGTATTTGAAGGCGTTCTTCGCGCGGGTGGGGTGA
- a CDS encoding GAF domain-containing sensor histidine kinase: MPESGHALQVFREVALATAGSLDTDEILGIVRERARALFRADFTAVALAERGWGDLYRVDGGRTPSAQLQEIVRCVLRTGEPQVARDAIADEAQLPLAEWSSGTDGFRSAVAAPLRYGDQVRGVLVVAWHSPAPLTDDVVQLAETLGVHAAVALHNARLYEELKRSTLARDRFFSAMSHDLRTPIAAIVGYSELLADGIVGGLSPKQQEMVERIAQVAAHLTELVNDILDLAKLDAGRVELHPERVVLGEVVRDAVLAVEPQARAKELPLRLNLDSVERETVRVDAVRVRQILVNLLSNAVKFTDRGEVRVDAGLGGERTWIAVRDTGPGLPPGSEEAVFEEFLQIASGRGTKREPGSGLGLAVSRRLARAMGGDLVVESRPGEGSAFTLYLPLEREAPAEDAGPA; this comes from the coding sequence ATGCCGGAGTCTGGTCACGCCCTGCAGGTGTTCCGCGAGGTCGCGCTCGCCACCGCGGGGAGCCTGGACACGGACGAGATCCTGGGGATCGTCCGCGAGCGGGCCCGCGCGCTGTTCCGGGCGGACTTCACCGCAGTTGCGCTGGCGGAGCGCGGGTGGGGCGACCTGTACCGCGTGGACGGCGGGCGGACGCCCTCGGCGCAGCTCCAGGAGATCGTGCGGTGCGTGCTGCGCACCGGCGAGCCCCAGGTGGCCCGCGACGCGATCGCCGACGAGGCGCAGCTCCCGCTGGCGGAGTGGTCGTCCGGCACCGACGGGTTCCGCTCCGCCGTGGCCGCCCCGCTCCGCTACGGCGACCAGGTCCGCGGCGTCCTGGTGGTGGCGTGGCACAGCCCCGCCCCGCTCACCGACGACGTCGTCCAGCTCGCGGAGACGCTGGGCGTGCACGCCGCCGTGGCGCTGCACAACGCCCGGCTGTACGAGGAGCTGAAGCGCTCCACGCTGGCGCGGGACCGCTTCTTCTCCGCGATGAGCCACGACCTGCGCACCCCGATCGCCGCCATCGTGGGGTACAGCGAGCTGCTGGCCGACGGGATCGTGGGCGGCCTGTCGCCTAAGCAGCAGGAGATGGTGGAGCGGATCGCGCAGGTGGCCGCGCACCTCACGGAGCTGGTCAACGACATCCTGGACCTGGCGAAGCTGGACGCCGGGCGGGTGGAGCTTCACCCGGAGCGCGTGGTGCTGGGGGAGGTGGTGCGCGATGCGGTGCTCGCGGTGGAGCCGCAGGCGCGGGCCAAGGAGCTCCCGCTGCGGCTGAACCTGGACTCGGTGGAGCGGGAGACGGTGCGCGTGGACGCGGTGCGGGTGCGGCAGATCCTCGTGAACCTGCTCTCCAACGCCGTGAAGTTCACCGACCGCGGCGAGGTCCGGGTGGACGCCGGCCTGGGCGGGGAGCGCACCTGGATCGCCGTGCGCGACACCGGGCCGGGGCTCCCGCCGGGGAGCGAGGAGGCCGTGTTCGAGGAGTTCCTGCAGATCGCCAGCGGGCGCGGCACCAAGCGGGAGCCGGGAAGCGGGCTGGGGCTGGCCGTCTCGCGCCGCCTGG